One Kitasatospora sp. MAP12-44 DNA segment encodes these proteins:
- a CDS encoding bifunctional 3-phenylpropionate/cinnamic acid dioxygenase ferredoxin subunit, with protein sequence MITVCRIEDLPPGEALRVTDGVPAPVALFNADGVVYAVDDTCTHQDASLADGWLEGCFVECPLHAASFDLRTGRPTCLPAKTPLQTHRVTVQDGYVLLHVTAGEPATP encoded by the coding sequence ATGATCACGGTGTGCCGGATCGAAGACCTGCCCCCGGGCGAGGCGCTCCGGGTGACCGACGGTGTACCGGCACCGGTCGCCCTCTTCAACGCCGACGGTGTCGTCTACGCCGTCGACGACACCTGCACCCACCAGGACGCCTCGCTCGCCGACGGCTGGCTGGAGGGCTGCTTCGTCGAATGCCCGCTGCACGCGGCCTCGTTCGACCTGCGCACCGGGCGGCCGACCTGCCTGCCGGCCAAGACGCCGTTGCAGACCCACCGGGTCACCGTCCAGGACGGGTACGTCCTGCTGCACGTCACGGCCGGCGAACCGGCCACCCCATGA
- a CDS encoding amino acid permease, whose amino-acid sequence MSSRTSTAPPLGDDTADLARFGYPQELERSLGSFSSFAAGFSYISIMTGVFQLFGFGFASGGPAFIWTWPLVFIGQGAVALCFAEMAGQFPLAGSVYQWSKQIARPAVSWMSGWIMTVGAVVTAAAVAVAYQIILPQVSLAFEIVGGAGDAGQTATPNGAKNAILLALGLIVFTTIVNIIGVRLMAKINNFGVAVELIGVTLLIIMLAVHIKRGPQVVLQTQGTGAGHSWGYLGAFLVASIMSAYVFYGFDTAGSLAEETRDPRRHAPRAILRALTAAFLAGGVLMLVGMMAVGNIKAQELGTLGMPYLIKSTLGSGLGDVFLVCSAIAITVCCLAVQTAAIRLLFSMARDGRLPFGASIAKVSPRSGTPVLPAVITGVLTIALLLVNIGNQRVFYILTSVAILLFYIPYLLVTAPMLLQRLRGQWPRADHGPYFGMGRWGLMVNIVAVLYGVAMTVNLAWPRAAVYGSDHWYYQWGAIVFTAAIAAIGGLLYLRYRRGGAPQ is encoded by the coding sequence ATGTCCAGCAGAACCAGCACCGCTCCCCCACTCGGCGACGACACCGCCGACCTCGCCCGCTTCGGCTACCCCCAGGAGCTGGAGCGTTCGCTCGGCTCCTTCTCCAGCTTCGCCGCCGGCTTCAGCTACATCTCGATCATGACCGGCGTCTTCCAGCTCTTCGGCTTCGGGTTCGCCTCCGGCGGCCCGGCCTTCATCTGGACCTGGCCGCTGGTCTTCATCGGCCAGGGCGCGGTGGCCCTCTGCTTCGCCGAGATGGCGGGCCAGTTCCCGCTGGCCGGCTCCGTCTACCAGTGGTCCAAGCAGATAGCGCGGCCGGCCGTCTCGTGGATGTCCGGCTGGATCATGACCGTGGGGGCGGTGGTCACCGCGGCCGCCGTGGCGGTCGCCTACCAGATCATCCTGCCGCAGGTCTCGCTAGCCTTCGAGATCGTCGGCGGCGCCGGCGACGCCGGGCAGACCGCGACGCCCAACGGTGCCAAGAACGCGATCCTGCTCGCCCTGGGCCTGATCGTCTTCACCACGATCGTCAACATCATCGGCGTCCGGCTGATGGCGAAGATCAACAACTTCGGCGTCGCGGTCGAACTGATCGGCGTCACCCTGCTCATCATCATGCTGGCCGTGCACATCAAGCGCGGTCCGCAGGTCGTCCTGCAGACCCAGGGCACCGGGGCCGGCCACTCCTGGGGCTACCTCGGGGCCTTCCTGGTGGCCTCGATCATGAGCGCGTACGTCTTCTACGGCTTCGACACCGCCGGCTCGCTGGCCGAGGAGACCAGGGATCCGCGCCGGCACGCTCCCCGCGCCATCCTGCGCGCGCTCACCGCCGCCTTCCTCGCGGGCGGAGTGCTGATGCTCGTCGGCATGATGGCGGTCGGGAACATCAAGGCGCAGGAACTCGGCACGCTCGGCATGCCCTACCTGATCAAGAGCACGCTCGGCAGCGGCCTCGGAGACGTCTTCCTGGTCTGCTCGGCGATCGCCATCACGGTCTGCTGCCTCGCCGTGCAGACGGCCGCCATCCGCCTGCTCTTCTCGATGGCCCGCGACGGACGCCTTCCCTTCGGCGCCTCGATCGCCAAGGTCTCCCCCAGGTCCGGCACGCCGGTGCTGCCCGCCGTCATCACCGGTGTGCTGACCATCGCCCTGCTGCTCGTCAACATCGGCAACCAGCGGGTCTTCTACATCCTCACCTCGGTCGCCATCCTGCTCTTCTACATCCCCTACCTGCTGGTCACCGCCCCGATGCTGCTGCAGCGCCTGCGCGGCCAGTGGCCCCGGGCGGACCACGGCCCGTACTTCGGCATGGGCCGCTGGGGGCTCATGGTGAACATCGTGGCCGTGCTCTACGGCGTGGCGATGACCGTCAACCTGGCGTGGCCGCGGGCCGCCGTCTACGGCAGCGACCACTGGTACTACCAGTGGGGCGCCATCGTGTTCACCGCCGCGATCGCGGCGATCGGCGGGCTGCTCTACCTGCGCTACCGCCGGGGCGGCGCACCGCAGTAA
- the gdhA gene encoding NADP-specific glutamate dehydrogenase codes for MSARTIESSSVETVYAEIRRRNPGESEFHQAAREVLDSLAPVLAARPEYAQAKLIERIVEPERQVMFRVPWMDDAGVVQVNRGFRVEFNSVLGPYKGGLRFHPSVNLGIVKFLGFEQIFKNALTGLNIGGGKGGSDFDPRGRTDNEVMRFCQSFMTELYRHLGEHTDVPAGDIGVGGREIGFMFGQYRRITNRWEAGVLTGKGLAWGGSQARTEATGYGNVLFTAEMLKKRGEDLDGQTVVVSGSGNVAIYSIEKAQELGANVITASDSQGYVVDDKGIDVALLKQIKEVERGRVSDYAERRGGSARYVAGGSVWDVAADVALPSATQNELGAEAAATLVRNGVKAVSEGANMPTTPEAVRIFQEAGVAFGPGKAANAGGVATSGLEMAQNAGRDVWSFAQVEDRLAGIMRDIHNTCFETAARYGAPGDYVTGANIAGFERVADAMLAQGLI; via the coding sequence ATGTCGGCACGCACCATCGAAAGCAGCTCCGTGGAGACCGTCTATGCGGAGATCCGCCGGCGCAATCCCGGTGAATCCGAGTTCCACCAGGCGGCGCGCGAGGTACTGGACAGCCTCGCGCCGGTGCTCGCGGCGCGCCCGGAGTACGCGCAGGCCAAGCTGATCGAGCGGATCGTCGAGCCGGAGCGGCAGGTCATGTTCCGGGTGCCGTGGATGGACGACGCAGGCGTCGTCCAGGTCAACCGCGGCTTCCGGGTCGAGTTCAACAGCGTGCTCGGCCCGTACAAGGGCGGGCTGCGCTTCCACCCGTCGGTGAACCTCGGCATCGTGAAGTTCCTCGGCTTCGAGCAGATCTTCAAGAACGCCTTGACCGGTCTGAACATCGGCGGCGGCAAGGGCGGCAGCGACTTCGACCCGCGCGGCCGCACCGACAACGAAGTGATGCGCTTCTGCCAGTCGTTCATGACCGAGCTCTATCGGCACCTGGGTGAGCACACCGACGTGCCGGCCGGTGACATCGGTGTCGGCGGCCGCGAGATCGGCTTCATGTTCGGCCAGTACCGCCGGATCACCAACCGCTGGGAGGCCGGCGTGCTGACCGGCAAGGGCCTGGCCTGGGGCGGCTCGCAGGCCCGGACGGAGGCCACCGGCTACGGCAACGTGCTGTTCACCGCCGAGATGCTGAAGAAGCGCGGCGAGGACCTGGACGGCCAGACGGTCGTCGTCTCCGGCTCCGGCAACGTCGCGATCTACTCGATCGAGAAGGCCCAGGAGCTGGGCGCGAACGTGATCACGGCCTCCGACTCGCAGGGCTACGTCGTGGACGACAAGGGCATAGACGTCGCTCTGCTCAAGCAGATCAAGGAGGTCGAGCGCGGCCGCGTCAGCGACTACGCCGAGCGCCGCGGCGGCTCCGCCCGTTATGTCGCCGGCGGCAGCGTGTGGGACGTCGCCGCCGACGTCGCCCTGCCCTCCGCCACCCAGAACGAGCTGGGCGCCGAGGCTGCGGCCACCCTGGTGCGCAACGGCGTCAAGGCCGTCTCGGAGGGGGCGAACATGCCCACCACGCCCGAGGCGGTGCGCATCTTCCAGGAGGCCGGTGTCGCGTTCGGCCCGGGCAAGGCCGCCAACGCCGGCGGCGTCGCCACCAGCGGCCTGGAGATGGCGCAGAACGCCGGACGCGACGTCTGGTCGTTCGCCCAGGTCGAGGACCGCCTCGCGGGCATCATGCGCGACATCCACAACACCTGCTTCGAGACCGCCGCCCGCTACGGCGCGCCCGGGGACTACGTCACCGGCGCCAACATCGCCGGCTTCGAGCGGGTCGCGGACGCGATGCTCGCCCAGGGCCTGATCTGA
- a CDS encoding IclR family transcriptional regulator has protein sequence MSNSQTESPVQSVDRAVTILEILARRGETGVTEIATELGVHKSTAFRLAAALEMRGLVEQSGERGKYRLGLGLIRLAGAATVRMDLSQQSRPICERLAVEVAETINLAILDGDAAVNIDQVFGPSALTTHNWIGQRTALHATSSGKVLLAHLPGEVLRSRLAAPLERFTPLTVTDADALLEQLEQVRTQGFACCVEELEPGLNAVAAPVLAQNGQVVAAISASGPSFRLTEGRIPEVAAAVRSAADQVSARLGYLRLG, from the coding sequence ATGAGCAACAGTCAGACGGAATCCCCGGTTCAGTCCGTTGACCGGGCGGTGACCATCCTGGAGATCCTGGCTCGCCGGGGGGAGACGGGCGTCACCGAGATAGCAACGGAGCTGGGCGTGCACAAGTCGACGGCGTTCCGGCTCGCCGCCGCCCTGGAGATGCGCGGGCTCGTCGAGCAGTCGGGCGAGCGCGGCAAGTACCGCCTGGGCCTGGGTCTGATCCGGCTCGCCGGCGCCGCGACGGTCCGGATGGACCTGTCCCAGCAGAGCCGGCCGATCTGCGAGCGGCTGGCCGTCGAGGTCGCGGAGACGATCAACCTGGCGATCCTGGACGGCGACGCGGCCGTCAACATCGACCAGGTCTTCGGGCCGTCCGCTCTCACCACGCACAACTGGATCGGCCAGCGGACGGCCCTGCACGCCACCTCCAGCGGGAAGGTGCTGCTGGCCCACCTGCCCGGCGAGGTGCTGAGGAGCAGGCTGGCCGCCCCGCTGGAGCGGTTCACGCCGCTCACGGTGACCGACGCCGATGCCCTGCTGGAGCAGTTGGAGCAGGTCCGTACGCAGGGCTTCGCCTGCTGCGTCGAGGAGTTGGAGCCGGGCCTGAACGCGGTCGCGGCCCCGGTCCTCGCGCAGAACGGTCAGGTGGTGGCCGCCATCAGCGCCTCGGGTCCCTCCTTCCGGCTGACCGAGGGCCGGATCCCGGAGGTGGCCGCCGCGGTGCGGTCCGCGGCCGATCAGGTCTCGGCCCGGCTCGGCTACCTCCGCCTGGGGTGA